The following coding sequences lie in one Lolium perenne isolate Kyuss_39 chromosome 2, Kyuss_2.0, whole genome shotgun sequence genomic window:
- the LOC127333477 gene encoding probable folate-biopterin transporter 8, chloroplastic: protein MEKAAPPRTTAERWGSLREMRRVWWVCGMGYWVQGFRCFPWLALNFHLTRGLGLSPVALQLVQNAGSLPLVAKPLFGVLSDAVYIGHQHRLPYVSAGAFLQLIAWGTLAIMPVTGDTFTTEMVCILIGNLGASVTEVVSDAVVTEFSRTQKKGVLQSYAFIGLAAGSLLGNLSGGYVLLRTQEPKTMFTAFSVLLGLQLALSMSTKETLPSSHGNSNSLLVRSSLSVNLRKQFSNLMTAVRKERIFYPLAWIMTSFAVVPSFSGTMFCFQTQYLKLDPSIIGLSKVMGQVMVVSLTVLYNRYLKQIPLRHLVWGVQIMYAFAVLSELILVKQVNLMLGIPNEIYVLCFSALAEAIAQFKVLPFSILLSSLCPPGCEGSLFAFFTSGLVLSAILSGVYGVGLSALIGLSARDYSNLPLGILLQSLAALLPLAWISFVPENWTGDEKIVKQR, encoded by the exons ATGGAAAAGGCGGCGCCGCCGCGGACGACAGCGGAGAGGTGGGGGTCGTTGCGAGAGATGCGGCGGGTGTGGTGGGTGTGCGGGATGGGGTACTGGGTGCAGGGCTTCCGGTGCTTCCCGTGGCTAGCGCTCAATTTTCACCTCACGCGCGGGCTCGGGCTGAGCCCCGTCGCACTCCAGCTCGTGCAGAACGCCGGCAGCCTCCCGCTCGTCGCCAAGCCGCTCTTCGGTGTTCTCTCCGATGCTGTATACATCGGCCACCAGCACCGACTCCCCTACGTCTCAGCTGGAG CATTCCTGCAGCTTATTGCTTGGGGGACACTTGCTATCATGCCGGTTACGGGTGACACATTTACAACTGAAATGGTATGCATTCTGATTGGAAATCTCGGAGCATCTGTGACGGAAGTTGTAAGTGATGCTGTTGTCACGGAGTTTAGTAGAACACAGAAGAAAGGTGTACTACAATCTTATGCATTCATAGGTCTTGCAGCTGGATCCCTCCTAGGGAACTTGTCAGGTGGATACGTTCTGCTGAGAACACAAGAACCAAAGACTATGTTCACAGCATTCTCAGTCCTCCTTGGCCTTCAACTAGCACTCTCCATGAGTACAAAAGAAACACTGCCAAGTTCCCATGGCAACTCCAACAGTCTTCTTGTCAGAAGTTCTTTGTCGGTCAATCTTCGCAAGCAATTCTCGAACTTAATGACAGCAGTCCGCAAGGAAAGGATATTTTACCCACTTGCATGGATCATGACTTCGTTTGCTGTTGTGCCTAGTTTTTCTGGAACGATGTTCTGCTTTCAAACACAGTATCTGAAGCTTGATCCATCAATCATCGGTCTTTCAAAAGTAATGGGACAGGTCATGGTCGTATCTCTAACTGTACTTTACAACCGCTATCTTAAACAGATCCCTTTGAGGCACCTTGTGTGGGGAGTTCAGATAATGTATGCTTTCGCAGTTCTGTCAGAATTGATTCTAGTGAAGCAAGTGAACCTTATGTTGGGAATACCGAACGAGATATATGTCCTCTGTTTCTCAGCTCTTGCTGAGGCAATTGCTCAATTCAAGGTCCTGCCATTCTCGATTTTGTTATCAAGCCTCTGCCCACCTGGTTGTGAAGGTTCGCTCTTTGCTTTCTTCACGTCTGGGTTGGTGCTTTCAGCAATACTAAGTGGCGTGTATGGCGTTGGGTTGTCTGCCCTGATTGGTTTGTCTGCTAGGGACTACTCGAACTTGCCTTTGGGTATTCTGCTGCAAAGTTTGGCTGCATTGTTACCCTTAGCGTGGATATCTTTTGTACCTGAAAACTGGACTGGGGATGAGAAGATTGTAAAGCAAAGATGA